The Dioscorea cayenensis subsp. rotundata cultivar TDr96_F1 chromosome 16, TDr96_F1_v2_PseudoChromosome.rev07_lg8_w22 25.fasta, whole genome shotgun sequence sequence ACGGGCTCGTATGCAACTTCTATGTTTGATGACTTCGGGGATAAATCAGACCATGGAGGCAATAACATGGACAACTTTGATGAATCCCCAGTAGATCAGCcaagtgatgatgatgctgatgctgatgcAAACTCTGCCCCACCAGTTGTTAGCAGCCCTGCCACATCCTCTACTCCAAGGTCACAACGCTCAAGCAGGGGATCGAAGAACCCTTCAATGATGGGTGATCTCATTATTATGGTGGGAGAAATGGCATCTGCCATTAAGAACCCTACCCACTGGTCAGAGACCTTGTATGCAAAGGTTATGGAGGTAGATGGTTTTCATAAGAAAAAACTTGTTGATGCCTTTTACTATCTGCAGCTTCGTGAAGTTGAGGCCAGAGGTTTCATGGTCAAGGATATGGAACTCAGGAAGGATTGCATTGAAAAATACCTATCTAGGATGGATTGAATTAGCACCTGTCATGCATGCTTAACTCCTTCTCTTCACATGTCTTATTTTATTGCTTGTTCCTACATTTCATGCATCATGACTGcttcatgttttgttttgggtGGACCTAGTATGGGACACCTTGCTATGGTAGAACCAAttcatgcatttcatgttttgttaTCTGCATTTGTCTCTCATGAACTTATTGACATGTGTATGTTTGTTTGAACCTACTTATCTTTATGTTGCTCTGTATGGTTTGGATATATGTCTGTTTGTCACTAAcatcactttcaattttttgtcGGAATTCAGATTATGATAGGTTGGAAATGATGAGAGGCAATTTGTGGCAATGTACTGAGGCATAGTTCTATAATATGACACGAAAGTCAAAATTAGAGCATTGGCGGGGCAAAATGAGGGGCACTTCGATGCCAATCTTTTGCAGCCATTGCGTATCTAGTTGGCTTAAGTGTCAAGGTAGCATTAAGTTGGTGTTCTTATGCATTGTTTCACTTGTTTGAATGTATACaggttatttttaaaagatgtcTCTCAGGTTCATATTTGTTGATGTTTCTGAactatttgtattttaatgCTTTCATCGATTACTCaataggtttttgtttttaccCGATTTGTACAAGTGTGGCGAGGCAATTAGGAGGCATAGTGTGCCACCATTGCAGCCAACTTGAATAGTTTTTGGTCCCTTCGGTTGGTTTTACAAATAGAACATGCACCGATGAATGTGCTTAATTGTCACTATTGCTACTACCTGAGCCATGCCAAGCAAATATGAATTGTTTTGGTTCAGTACTACTCAGAACTGTAAgtatatttttacatattattGGAAATTGCTATGCTATTCTATTGATCTTATACTTGATAATATTTGATCTTATACTGGTTTTCCTGCAGAGGTAGTGACCTATATACACAAGCATTAATGGGCTCTGTAAGGCTTTCAATTGATTCtggaaaggaaaaacatagcaGTTCTTCCTTCAATAGTCCAGCAAATGCAGTTAGCCTCCTATTTCCCTCAACTTTGGCACTTTGTGTTTTGGTAGAAATAGCTATCAGAGATATGTTGAGTAGTGATCCTTATGTTGTTTTGACGCTGACTCACACACAGATGGAATGCTTAAGAATGGGATTGGGCTCGGCATGTACTGCAAGGAAGGAAATCTGAGAACTACATTCCATGTATTAATGAAATGGAGGAAGCAGCTCTAGAGTCTAATGAGTACACACACTCTATTTTGGTTGATGGTCTATGTAGAACAGGCTTGTTTGAGGATGCACAAAATCATTTGGAATGTACAATGATGGTCAATGTTGATCACGGATTATTGGTTCCAATGTTATTAAAATgatgtaatttttgttgttgatgttgccTAAGGAAAGTTGATGTCtgattataatataaattgtatATTTGCATACTGGCCAGGGAAATTTGATGTttgattataatataatttttgttttgttgatgtttACTTGTATACAATTATATTGCACAATAGGTGATaacaaaatttgtttttcacatCATAACTTTTTTCCCTTAATATGTTAACAAAAGAATATTAcagaaaaaacataacaaatttaagggtaaagaaaacatacaaacaGATACCCACTCGGGCATGAtgaatatacaaaaaaaaaccctttccaATATGAAATTGTccaaaaaaacttttaataaataaaataaatttgttaaattaaaattaaaccaatttattgtaaatattgGTGAACCATTTAAGTTGTAATTTACGGTTGGGTTTTtacaagtctaaaaatataattcaattaaaagttggaaaattagaattaaatcaatttattgattaaccatttcaaattaatttgtaatttaCGGGctgatttttgcaaaataaaacaaaaataactcaattaaaacttgtAAAATTAGAATTAAACCAATTTATGTAAATCaactattaaaattataatgtgtggtaaataaaagtaattaacataaaaaaaacctaaaacaacattatattttaaaagcatttataataaccaatttaacaaaaatagGGTAACCTCACCCCCTACCCGAAATAGTGATTATAACCCCACTTCGGTATTACCAAACACAAAGAACTACTGAAGTCACATTTTCCAGGTTTTCACTTCCATCATCCAAACACATAAAGTGGTTCATGATGTCACAATTTCCatctcaaccaaacacatggaagtaGAGACATCCAACTGAATTCCACATTTCCACTGAAGTGGTGTTTTTAGACTTCCATCACTTCGACCATTTACTTCCTAACCAAACAGGCCCTTAGTATGGTAGATTCTAGTGATAGGGAGAGAAGTTCATGGTGGAGTCATTGGAACTCCTTCCAGCCAGGGATGGCAATATTTGAGCTTGCGAGGGCAGCTCTAGACATAGGCTACTATAAAGCATGTGTCCAGGGCTCATGATTTGTTCGGGTCTtacaattcatgatttttttaaaaaacttatatttttttgttactaaaatttaattgttatttttaactatttcatATGAATTAAGAGGTttacatgttttaattttgtcaaaatatcacttaatatttcaaaattaccctTCACTTTATTATcccattaaatttatttattttttattcttaaatgcagtattttactatttttttccataattgATGTGAGATAAAGTAGTAAATATGATGCATGCTTCTTTTCTAAAACGATATTCCCTCcttccataattttttaaatctgaaaataaattcattttgaAATGTTGAGCATTCATTctcaccaaatttttttttaaaaataaaaaagaccatatatatttaatcagaaaataaaaaaatgctgccttgtattaaaatttttaaaatatgaaaaaaattcaatttaaaaatttgaacatTCATTTCCACCAAAATCTTTTTGAAAGTAAAAAGTCAAAgattatactttcaataaaaaaatcatgaaattttccctctcataatttttaaaatgtgaaaataaattcaatctaaatttgaacatttattctcaccaaaatttattttagaaattaaaaaaatcaaaaaataaaaaatattctcctCTTAGGTAGTTtttaaatctgaaaaaaaaattgaatatgaaaatgtgaatATTTATTCTcactaaatttttgtttgtagaAACCAAAAAtactttcattcaaaaataaaaaaattagcctcattccataaatttaaaatctgaaaaaaaaatttcaatatgaaAATTTGAACATTCATTCCCACCAAAATTTGTTATGACATGCATCTAATTCTTTTATCATAATCAAAGAAAGTAGTGgtcaaagaaaaatttaaaaaaaaataatactcttttgttttttttaaagggtaaataaaaagaaattcaaaagtgTTCTAGAAAGTCACAAATAAAGAGTAGTAGAAGGagtatttaaattttcatttattattgttgttttaccatattgttaaaaaatcttaagtatttattttcaaaatataaaacttatgttatttaataaatttacgacaatattatgttattaaattatttgacACTTGATTTCTTTAGGCCCCcacaattcatgattttcctaaaaattttatatttaaaatattaattaattaatttactattattattttattttgtcaagtTAATCAATATTGGtgaaaatcttaattttttaatgtaaaactttactttatcttatatatttatgatctattttttttatttttattatataatttattattcaataaaattattttaaacattttataattttgcttAGGGCTCTATTTGCACCAAGGTCAGCCTTGAGAGTTGGCTAGGGATGGCAATATCAAAGCTACTTGTCAAAAACACAATTCCTAAGTTcaaacttatttaaaattttttcattcaaGCCAACACCAAACACGCCAAAGATCCATATATTCCTAAACCCACCATGCCCTAAAGCCACTAAACCCACCTAAAACAATATAACTTTAGAAATTTAATCCATACTCAATTTGAATAATAGGTTAtagtaaatttataaattgatcTTCTTAaaccgaaaagaaaagatggctgagaatattatttttactttttggggttgattatgaaaattatgattaaaattttccaaaaataatataaaaattaaaagttggaAGTTGTTTAATTTAGGCTAATAGATTAATTTggttaaagattttaaaatagtaATTGTACTTGAGTATGCATTCTAATGttttatatatgtacatatgttatttgattttaggATTCTGGTTTCACAAGTTTTAAGTTGAATACTTATTAAATGTACACACAGGTTTCAGATACCCAAGGTCATGTCCAAAATTTGTTCCAAACTCcttttgaattttagttttaaattccAAATATATCTCAAACCttaaattggtttttttaaataggtCATAATAGGGGTTTAGATAAATTGATTACATATTAAACCAAAGAAAATTGCCATCCTTACTAGTGCATTGCCTATGAGAAGTTTGATTTCCACATTAATGGTGCATTGGCTAGGCCTAATTCACTTTCACTAATTTCTAAATTATAGATAAGATTTTTATGAAACCGTTTGTGCCTAGAGTAAATGATCAATGTTGTTAATCATTCAGtgcagaagaaaaaaaaaaagaaaaaaagaagaagagagagtaGGATGTAAAATTCAAGACTatcttatttatagtttttttaggACTTATTCCAAGTATGTATTAGCCCTAATTGGTGCCTTTTTCCCAAAGTAAGCCCATGTTTTAGTAAACAAACATCTTAATCAAATTCATGGAGCATTTCATGGCAACTCCTTCACTCATATTTGTCATGTAGGATTTTATAGGGTTGTTGGATGGAACACACATCAATACAACTGTCCCTCAAGATTATCGAGGTTCTGAGGTTGGAAAGGTCTAACCCAGAATGTGCTTGTAGTGGTGcactacaagaaatacaggAATAGGCAACGGATTTTTCCGTCGCTAAGAACTACATTTCCGTTGCTATAAATATTTAGCAACGGAATCATTCCGACGGCTATTCTCAAGTCGCTATTCAAATTCCGTCGGTATGATAAAATTCCGTcgttatttcttatgttgttcCGACGGATAATTCCGTTGCCAAACACAAGAACTccgttgttattaaaataataaaatattcattctttTATGGTTCACAAAAATTCCGTTGCTATATTTCCGTCGCTAGTGTTACCTAACAACGGACTATTCCGTTACAATTATTGTTATAGCTACCGAAAATTTTAGTTTAGcaacaatatttttcttattttagcaAGGGAATATCCGTCGCTATTATCTTATTTCTAATGAAATCCGTTGCTATGCCCTCATTAACTAcaaaattcattatatttcCGTTGCAATTGTTTTTGTAGCAACGGAATTttggttgttattttcttattagcaacggaattcATTTTTGTTCCGTTACTATTTCCCTTGTAGCAACGGAAGTTCGGtggttatttttcttattagcaACGGAAGTTTTTCCAttgttaattttcttgtagcaacggaattacagttgttgttttttcttagcaacggatttttcttttttttcgttGCTAGTTTTCGTAGCAACggaattttggttgttgttttcttatacAATTGCAATATATGTATTAGCAACAGAATTTCTgatgctattttttatttacaacagaatttccattatcatttgttattttgCAAAGGAATATCCGTCACTAttctttgttattaattatcataactATTAGCTACTAAATTTGTTTTTCACACAACCTGCACAATTTattgcacaaataaaaaaattacccatacaaatacaaataatacaaatgattcacaaaaaaaatatctgATCAAGTATCCATAATCCATCATTTCaatcataccaaaaatacaaaaatacaattaaCTTATACCCtatgaaatagaaaaacaaatccaattcttttatgtgtttatctacaaacagataatcttaataaaattaagaaacacaaatatatctataaatataaatatatatatataattggataTGCATGCAATGTATATTAGTAAGTTTCTTCAAATCAatctaatttgaaaatttagtaaaatttcACAGCATCAATTTGaatgtttgtgaaaattttaatattggcTCTGACCTGCCTGTACAAGTTAACTAAACAAGGTAacagaaaaaaatacatgaagatTCCGCATTGAGACCTGGTAATCATATTAGATCTATAATTTAgcattcatatcatattttcatCCACTTGGTTCAGTACATCATGCTCTTTATAATTACATCAATTTCGATTCTTCATAGATCTATTAATTGTACATTCTTGTTGATTCAATTTATGTATAGTCAAATTATCATATACTGCTGTAATAGCTACAATTTAGCAGTGATGATACTCTATAGTATAAGAGGAACATCAATCTCAATACTAGTACAATTCTACTTATGTTTACTTTACATTCTTCTTGGTTTTACTtgtgaattatatataatttatcatctAACAATCATACATTGCTATTAAGAGCTGTAATTTAGTAGCGGCGCGCTTCCTGACTTTGCAGTTAGATCTATAAATTCTATACCTGTTCTATTTCTTCATATGTTTTTGTCTGGAAAACTCAAGTTCATATAAACACTCACCCACATGGTTTCAAAAGTCTACAAAGTTAATGTTTATtactaatcttaattttatacaACTATAATATGGTGTTATATAGTTCAGGTACCAAATAAAGTTTGAATGTTGATTGGAACAAAATTCCATCTTATTCAACtttaacttattaattaatgatgtttgttaaaaattataactaaaaCAATTTCAAGAGAAAGTAAAGTTATTAACATAACAATGAAAGACATAATTACTGTTTTACATGAAActaaacaaccatcaaataaatgataaaacaagAACATTTCAAAAGTAGCACCAATAAAGCTCTATGGTCTTCTGTTAAGATACACAAGGAAATAGTGAAGCTTAGGCAAAACTTTTACAACTTAGCATACCTACATTAAGACCATTGATGATTTAAACTTTGCAATTGAAAGCACAACTCATTTTAACCCCCTGAAACTAACAAACTCAAAGTATGACTCAAAAATTTCTCACTAAGAAAAGATTATACAAAATTTTCCACCCGATTTATCTCCTCTGATGCAAACTCTTCTGTTTGACTCAATATGATTCTTTTTCATGTGACAACTAATATTTTCAGATGGATCATGGATACCAAAGAGAACATAAATAGAAATGACAACTTGCATGAGAAGTTAAGCTAGCTTCACCCCCACACAAGTGGCATCTCTGCTCATTCAATGTACCAGAAAACAAACTTATAGATTTTATAGATTTGGCACCGTCCACTGggaaaatctaataaaaaactCAGTAAATCTACAAATGGCACACAACACTTTGATGAACTTCttgaattagaaaataaaaatattaaacgcAACTatacatgaaaatcaaaatagatTTCTTTCATGTGGTGATAAAAGGACTAAAGGAAGGCATGGTACCAACGGGGAAGCGCTCGTCGGTGTTGCATCTCGCCGGAGATCAGAACGCCCACTCCATACCGGAGCTCAAACTTGATGTAGGAGAGCCACCCTTGCATGTCAGGCTGCCAGTCCATCCATCGCTCGAACACCTGGCGGGCACCAGCAATGTTCCGGAGCATCTCCtccatatgtatatacttgtACCAAAGTTGATCAACGCGGGGAAGGAGAGTGACGGCGCGATCCCAGACATTGCGTGCGTGGTTGACGCAGCGATTCCTCATCTCAAACTCCGCATACTTGAGCCAGAGGGTGTGATTTCGATAATCGACCTCAAGGGCACGCTCCCAGACGGAGCGAGTGCGGGCCAAGTCCTGCTGCGTTTCCTCCCATGAGGCATACTTGACCCAGACGGAGGTATTCCAGCGGACGCGGCGGATGAGGTCCTCAAACTCCTTGCGGCGGCGGAGGCGGTAGTCGGAGAGCTCTGTATGGTCAGTGATCTTCTGCTTGGGCGGCCGTATGTCGGGTTCCTGGCGCTCGCGAGCCTCCCGGAGGATCTGCTCGGCGGTGATCTGGATGGGCGCCGGCGTCTTGTTCTTCACCTGCGTGGGACGGGGAAGCTTGACCTCTGTGTCCCTCTTGGTGAGGAAGCCAAGGTTGGGGTCAGGCTCCCTTGCCGCCATTGTTGTCCCTTCTCTCCCCTCGGAGGTCGGATTTGAGGTGAAGAAGATGGGAGGGAAATTAGGGATTGGGGAATTAGGGCTTTGGGAAGATTGGAAGGGgatttatgtaaatatatcaaaataaagaaaaaataaatgttcaaGTCCTAAACctatttgggttttaattaattatttttatattttatgaaattaatttgtttCGATTAATTGTgaagtttaattttaaattaactttCCATTTTAtaataactttgtttttttttattaactgatttgttattatttttattgaaaaattttagtgtttaaacataaattaattgtttgttttcgTAAGTGCATGCATGCAAACTTGAGCAAGTTttgttctgtttttgtttttgttttttttttcttttttatttaaaaattcaagtagattaaaaaaataaaaataattcgtAAAACATAATGAGCCCACACAAAtgtgcaaaaaaaataatagtcaGGGCCAAATTAATGTAGAGTAGTACAGTGGAATCAATATAGAATTTTCTTTATGTGTCTCCACTCTCCTTCTTTGGAGTCCCCGATGTAGGCccctcaagcaaacaaatcatgtacaatcaaacaaatatattaattaattaatattattttttataaaaaataaacaaattacatCAGGGCATAcattaatatgaaattaatatttttttaatatatttatatcatcaACTCCACTAGAGATTGAAATATACtgtttattacttatttattattaattttaaagtttattaaatatttattcttttaagaaatatatatatatatttatatttatatatatatataatttttttttaacaaaaaaggATAAACCCAATCAAACCTTTCATTCCCTCTCTCTTTGTGACCCTTTATTTATTCCTTTCTTtccttgaaattaattattgtttgaaaaaaatccaaagaattaaggtttattcttatttttattattatatagaaaaacaaactcaatttgagacttaagttttttttcttccttttcatttttatatatatatatatatatattggataatcacacattattaaaaagtgaaaatgtattaatgaataatatataaattacaaatattaataaatatatatatatatatatatatatatatataagtttggaaTAGATACGGACTTATTCCGTTGCTATTAATCTAAATTCCGTcgcaatattttaaaattccgTCGGTAATGTAATAGAAATAAGTTGAACTTCTGAAGCTTTATTCCGTCGGTAATCTAATGCTGATTCCGTTTCCAATACTTACAAATAGCGACGGAATCAATCCGTAGCAATTTATTAGCAACGGAAATAGGCGGAAAAATTAGGGCGCGTAAGCTCTAGCAACGGAATAGCAACGGGCTTATTTTGTTGCTACATTTCCGTTGCTATTAATCACACTTCCGTTGCTATATTATACAATTCCGAtggtaatgtaataaaaacaagttgaacttCTAAAGTTTTATTTCGTCGGTAATCCGATGCTAATTCCGTCGCTAATGTTTACAAATAGCAACGAAACAAATCCGTAGCAATATTTCCGTTGCCTATTcctgtatttcttgtagtgGTGAACCCTGATTTGAAATTGCCTTATGTGCTAGCTGGTTGGGAAGGATGGGCAAATGATTTTACTGTGTTAATAGATGTGATATCTCGACCACAACCCAAAGGCCTCAAGATAATAGAAGGCTGGAAAAATAAATTCCACCTCATATATAACATCCTAGCAATCCTAATTGACCATTGACCTCTTGTTGTAGGGAAATAATACCATATAGACGCTGGCTATACCACTATGAATGGGTTTATAGTTCCATATAGAGGCGTTAGATACCACTTGAAGAGACATAGTGGAAGACCTTTAACAAACCCGAAGGAACTCTTTAGTCTAAGACACTTGATGTTGATTTCAAGGGTTGAGTGAGCATTCACTGTgctaaaaaattatttcaatattttgacCTCGCATCCTTCTTTCCTATTCAGGACCTAGGTAAAGTTAGTGCTAGTGTGTTAGATTATCCATACCTAATCGCAAGTGTCAACCCGAAGGATAAGATATTGAATTTAGGAAGtacacaacaacaagaaatattGGTCCATTCTGTTTTCTGATATGTGGGATAAGATAGCCAATGATATGCCGGCCCGATGTAGTGGTTTTCTCTGATCTTTGCATTAATTGACCCATTCTGTTTTTTGAACTCTATGTTCGGTCTTTTTTGAACACTTGTTTGCATTTCTATTACATGCACTTTGCATGGTTTGaatcttttatttgtgtgttCTGCACATTAGACTAGCTGAATGTTTATTGGTTTTTGCTTTGAAGTTATATTTTGTCTTTTATAATATCTTGTTTGCATTTGTATTACATA is a genomic window containing:
- the LOC120278832 gene encoding crooked neck-like protein 1, producing the protein MAAREPDPNLGFLTKRDTEVKLPRPTQVKNKTPAPIQITAEQILREARERQEPDIRPPKQKITDHTELSDYRLRRRKEFEDLIRRVRWNTSVWVKYASWEETQQDLARTRSVWERALEVDYRNHTLWLKYAEFEMRNRCVNHARNVWDRAVTLLPRVDQLWYKYIHMEEMLRNIAGARQVFERWMDWQPDMQGWLSYIKFELRYGVGVLISGEMQHRRALPRWYHAFL
- the LOC120278518 gene encoding uncharacterized protein LOC120278518, with the translated sequence MEGLDRIAKKSSSRASGSKRRTPNKRWKAEFDRFLIPLLVDQVRKGLKCDKLFERAGFAFVAVAVNSRFKTEFNAKNIKKVRDLSGAGWDDATKTITLDPLVALAYVEAHPATKPVINKPIEHYEELRLICGEDNATGSYATSMFDDFGDKSDHGGNNMDNFDESPVDQPSDDDADADANSAPPVVSSPATSSTPRSQRSSRGSKNPSMMGDLIIMVGEMASAIKNPTHWSETLYAKVMEVDGFHKKKLVDAFYYLQLREVEARGFMVKDMELRKDCIEKYLSRMD